Sequence from the Halobaculum rubrum genome:
CGGCGTGCGTCACGCTGCAGTGAACACAGACGTACTTCTTGAGGCTCTCCGGGACGTGTGCCATACTGAGAACGTCACGCTCAGCAAGCATAGTCGTTCGGCGGCACGGCTCCTCGCGACTCGCTCCGCTCCCTGCGCACCTCCCTCCAGGTAGTCGTTTCGCGCTCACGGGTGCGAGCGCCACAGCGGGCGCTCGCAGAGAGGTTCGCGCGAAAAGCGCCGAGGGGGAGAGTTGAACCACGCCCGGACGTGCTCGCTTCGCTGCGCGCCCGGTCTACTTCAAATCGTCCCGCACAGCCGACACCGGCGACACGGTCGCGAGCACACGAGGTGCTCGCGCTGTGGTGTCGCCGGAGAACGCCGAGGGGGAGATTCGAACTTCTGAAGACGGTCGCCTCGCTTCGCTCACGGCTCGCTTCACTCCCCGTTCGCAGTCGCGGTCTCACTTCGTTCGACCGCGCACCGCTCGGCGCTGCGACTTCCGTGTTCAAATCTCACCACGAGTTGTTCGACGCTCGCGAGGGCGGCTCGCACACGCCTCGCGGTGCTCGCCGTGTTGCTCGCGTCAGAAGCGCCGAGGGGGAGATTTGAACTCCCGAGTCCGAATGGACAGCAGATTTCGAATCTGCCGCCTTGGCCAGGCTAGGCTACCTCGGCTCACCTTCACGTCCGGCGGTCAGCCTGTAAACGGTTTCGGTTCGATCGACGGTGTGTCACCGCTCCCCGAAGCCCGAGGCTTCTTGCCGGTCGAACGCCCCAACCGGGTATGGACGTTCCCGACGCGAGCGCGGCCTGTACGGACGTGCTCGACACCCTCCGCGCCGCCATCGTCGCCGAGGACGCCTTCTTCGAGGACATCCTCCTCGGCCTGCTCTCCCGCGGACACGTGCTCATCGAGGACGTGCCCGGCACGGGCAAGACGCTCACCGCGCGGTCGATGGCGACCGCGCTGGGGCTGTCGTTCTCGCGCGTGCAGTTCACCCCGGACCTGCTCCCCTCGGACGTGACCGGCACGACCGTCTACGACGAGGGGACCGGCGAGTTCGAGTTCAGCGAGGGCCCGATCTTCGCGAACGTCGTCCTCGCCGACGAGATCAACCGCGCGCCGCCGAAGACGCAGGCGGCGCTGTTGGAGGCGATGGAGGAGGAACAGGTGACCGTCGACGGCACCACCTACCCCCTCCCGGAGCCGTTCTTCCTCATCGCGACACAGAACCCGGTCGAACAGGCCGGCAACTTCCCGCTCCCGGAGGCGCAGCTCGACCGCTTCACGGTGAAGACGTCGATGGGCTATCCCGATCTCGACGGGGAGATCGAGCTCCTGCGCCGGCGCGCCGGCCGCGGCGAACAGGACCCGAGCGTCGAGCCGGTGCTCGACGAAGAGCGGGTGCTCGGCGCCCGGGCTGCGCCCGAGTCCGTCCGCATCCACGACGACCTGCTGGAGTACATGGCGGCCGTCACGCGCGCCACCCGACAGGACCGCCGCGTCGCGGTCGGGGTGTCGCCGCGGGGCACCCAGCGACTCTTCGAGGCGAGCCGCGCGGCGGCGACGCTCGACGGCCGAGCGTTCGTCACGCCCGACGACGTGAAGCGCGTCGCGACCCCGGTGCTCGCACATCGGCTGGTGCTCACGCCGGACGCGAGCGTCGACGACGTGGCGAAAGTGGACGTGCTCCGGGCGGTGCTCGACCGCGTCGAGGTGCCGACCGTCAG
This genomic interval carries:
- a CDS encoding AAA family ATPase translates to MDVPDASAACTDVLDTLRAAIVAEDAFFEDILLGLLSRGHVLIEDVPGTGKTLTARSMATALGLSFSRVQFTPDLLPSDVTGTTVYDEGTGEFEFSEGPIFANVVLADEINRAPPKTQAALLEAMEEEQVTVDGTTYPLPEPFFLIATQNPVEQAGNFPLPEAQLDRFTVKTSMGYPDLDGEIELLRRRAGRGEQDPSVEPVLDEERVLGARAAPESVRIHDDLLEYMAAVTRATRQDRRVAVGVSPRGTQRLFEASRAAATLDGRAFVTPDDVKRVATPVLAHRLVLTPDASVDDVAKVDVLRAVLDRVEVPTVSDAETEAAE